The Osmerus mordax isolate fOsmMor3 chromosome 5, fOsmMor3.pri, whole genome shotgun sequence DNA window AAACATATTTACCAGGCTCCGGGGAACAAGTCCAAAGGAGAATAATTAGTATCCATGAGTTCTAGGCTATATGTAGCGGTCCAAGATACTGCTGTTGGTCAGGAGAGGTTGTCATGCCCTCTAACACTGACCAGCAAGGCCTCGTCCCACCGCTTGTAGCTCAGCAGAAAACGGCCATCTTGGCTCCATCTTCCACCAGCCTGTGGGGCTGGATGCTCCTCCTGGGGTCTGTGGGTGTCAGGCAGGGGTGTCGGGGTCAGCCTTGCCCCTCTGCCCCTCGCTGCGGGTGAGGATGGGGTAGGTGGTGGCCAGGCAGCCTGCTGCCACAGCGAGCCCCAGGCTGAGCCAGGCACAGTAACTGGACCAACTGTAGCCATGTTCCACATCCCCAGGCAGCCCGTAGATGAAGGGAGGGACCCTGGACAGCTCGTACGACACACCGGCCGCGTAGGTGCACAGGGAGATGGTGCAGAATATACCTAGGGAGGATTGAGAGGGATACATTAGGATGACAGAGAGGGTTTGTGATGGTGGATGTTTTCACTTGGGAAGATTGATTTTGACATAAATCTGGGTGGTACGATTAAGGCTGAGAGGAATGGTCTTTGCGGTGTGCGTGTggacgtacgtgtgtgtgtgtgtgtgtgtgtgcacgagtgtgtTGCCGTGTACCAGCCATGAGGAAGAGCAGGCCCGAGACATGCTGAGTGAGGCTGCGCTCCCAGATGAAGCTGACAGACGCCACGATGCAGCCGCACAGAATGACCCCCGCGGCCATCCCCAAGAACCCTGCGGTGATCCTCCGCAGGTCTGAGGAACAGGGGACAGATGCTGTTTCTGCGTCTTCTCAACAAGAACACTGTATACCTCCACGCAAGGGCGTATGTTTCATTACTGTTTCACACTTTTTGAAAATGGCAAACCTGTCCCCACACTTTAATGAAAAAAATGATATTCAACGGTCGCATCctcagttatatatatatatattattttttttaagcgGTCCCACCCACATTCGAAAATAAATCTACACCCCGGCCTCCACAtagctctcttcctccctctctcctcttcagagTGCTACGTGTGAAGATGTCAGTAATGGAGGGGGCCTGGAGGGAGTCGCTGGTGGTGCTTACGTAAGAGGTGCCACTCATCCTGCTGGATGATCCTGGTGAGGTTCTGAGGGATGCTGCGCAGACGTACCGGCTGGGAGAAATGATACTTGATGGTGGTGCAGCGCTGGgctatacctacacacacacacacacacacacaaccattatCGTAACATATAGTGCAGATTACGTAAGTGTGTAAACCAGGTTACTAGTAGTCTGTATTACAGAATCTGAGGTCTGGGAAGTATGACTTATTCTTATTCTTGCACTCAGTTGTATTTCATCTCTTGGTCACCAAAGCATATTTCTTCATGATTATTGACTGTTGTCAGATCTTTATGTAGGTTCAATTACAAATTCAGTCCACATCCACCTTATGTGGACTGACTTCATAAACAGCTGGCATCAGTCACAGGCTGCAGACATGGAAGTCATTCTGCTATCAGCCACAAAGTGGCAGACTTTGGGCATCAGTTTGTGAAAAGATGGCACTTATGATGTTGCCAAATGATGTTGCCAGAGATGCCTCGACACCCTTAAAGAATAGAGAACTCGATACAGTCTGTGGTTGGcatacactctcactctcttttcccAGTGATATCAAGAAGCACAGATCCTTTCTTTAGCTGAATACCACAAGACAAATAGTGCGCATGTGAGTTGGTGCCTTATGCAACATGTAGGCGAACTGATCTTATATTAATAGTATGTCATGTTCTTGCATAGATCATAGAGTACTGTACGATGTACTGTATAAAAACACAACATTCTCCTAGGAGTAGAGTGTATGCGTAAAAAGTATGTGGAATGGAAGATGTCACTGGTTCCATGTGTGGTAACGGATTCTTAACCTGTGACCGACAGTGTCATATAATGAAAAGATCTTGCCTCAAGTTGTCAGTGTTGGATAAGGCCTACATATGATGTACTGGACATGCCACTTACATTAATTATGTAGGGCTGAACCAATTATGCAAATTTGTTTTTGGACATGTTGGAGATTTGTGTCACCATGAACACAAAAAACTAAGCTGACAAGAATGCAATACGTTTTCCCCCATTATTATAAGGGATACATAAATCCATTTGTATTTGTAGAACAACCATCAGGAAAAGTACCAGAACCATTCTGACGGATTATTAGGACCAGGTGGGGAAAATACAATTTAGGGGTCAGCCACATTAGTTGTTATAAATTTACTAAACAGAACCTTTTTCAGAATTTAATAGAATTTAATTTAATTGTATCCTGTTCGATAGCGCGCTGAATGCGTAATTATTTTCAGTTATTGCATTTCAATGTAATTATCTGAAGATGCGTTCTCCGCGTTAACAGTCAACATGCAGCTCCCCGCTTCTCTCTTACCCTTGGCGATGAGATTATCGATGTCTCGGTCTTGGCCAACATGGTAACATTTCCTCCAAAGCCCAGAGTAAGTGGAGAAAAGGGGGCGCCCGCATTCAGTCTCCAAAATACCCATTCCCAAAATTGACCTCCAGTTTTCCAAAagttcctcctctctgctaccTACGTGGATAGCTCTGAGGAGCGCCTGATTCCCTCGTGGGTTGCCGCTTTCCAATAACGGAAGATGATAAATGGGCATTAATCGGTTCTTCTGGCCGTTGGAGTCCAGCCCGTACTGATCGCAGTTCTGCCGGTGTTGTGTGGTGTCCGTCTCATACCAGTGATCGGTTAGAATAGCAGTAATCAGAAGCGACAGTGATGCGACGCTCATGGACAAACTGATCACGGTGACCACGGTCTGTTTCTCCATCATGTGGTCATGGACGCATGAGACTGTTTTAGATTATGTGCATCGACCAGTTCTACTTCAGAGTCCATTGACACTGGTTGTATCCTCTGCGATTTGATGTGAGAACCTACCCGAGCGCAGAAACATGAATCTGAGTTTGCGAAATACAGTCGGCTCAACCGATCCAGCTTTTTCTTGCTTGATAATCTTGACAGCTGAAACGTTTGGGGTATGGAGTCTGCTCATGAACGGTTGGTATAGCTCTACGGGTTGCACTACTCCTCTTTTCGAGGCTGTTTGCAAAATGAAAATGACGCGCCGACGCGCGCCTGTCGAGGAGTGCGCTTTTAAATGCCAACGCCGTCAAGTTCATTCTGGATTACACCATTCCCATTAAAAGTCACTGTAGGCTATACCAATAACAATTTGACGAACTTGCGACAGATGTGTCCTCAACAAATAATACATTtcataaatacatttcaaaacatttaATGGTTATGATAATTACAaaacctctctctgccctgtctctcttttcagACACACCCACCAGAAAGATTATTGACAGGCAAGACTATAATTAGAAAGCAATTCATGTTTCTCACGTTTTGTTTAGCGAGGCAGTCTGAATCTGCATAAGTGAACGAGCATAAATGAATGATAATGCAGTGCAATTAAGGAATCCTGAAGGTAATTATTGAACGTGTTGGCAAGAAGCAGCAATGAGTTGGTCCACTTTGCTAATGTCAAGCTCACTGGATGCCTTGTGCCTGCCACGGTGTCCGTCTGCACTTCCTGCAAATCACTTTAGACTCAAGTGTTTAGTGAATGCTTCCCTTCTGTTTACCTTAAGTAATTTCAGTATGTGACGGACAGGCAGGAAACACCATGCATTAGTCCACACTGTTGGAATCATGCCGTGGCTGACTGATAGGCAGCTCAATTTGTAAGCGGTCAATCAAGTCTCTTAGGAAAACAGAGAGTATTGAGGGGGCAGGATAGTTTTAAttatgccccccacccccacccgcaCCCGATCTATACAAATGAGGACAGGGCTTACAAGCTCACCCGATGCCTGCTTATATAAATTCCTGCGCAATGAGGGCCTTGTGGTATACCTCTATTGCAATAATGGGCAGTAAACAAAGCCGTGTGACATGAACTCCAGAACTTTTCGTATTTGGACACTATCGCCATATaggcattttttttaaagtctgAAGGGGTGGTTTAGTCAACTTATTTTAATATTTGTTGTTAtgtgtttgtaaaatatgttttactgttcTGTTTCGGATACAAGGCTCCCTTTTTTGTTTCTCAATGGATAGCCTATAAATAAAGGTTAATCTAAAATACGAGATTCGACGGGGGGGTTGGGTTTTCTACATTAGCAAACTGTTTCAATCAGTCTTTGTCACTTGGACTTATTGTCAACTAGCCATCTGCCACTGAagtaacaacaacagcagcagccatCCCCATACACTTTCTCCCTGCCTGCATGGCCTTATGGAGTTGAACTTCTCTGCGCATGCTCAGTCATTGCGCATTGGAAGCCATGTTGAAGTTTCAGTGGATGGTGGCTGAGATTTTCTGACGCTGTATGTTTTCAACGTTTGTTTTCTTCGATTCCCCGTGCTGGTGTCTCAAAACACTACTCTTCGTAGCACTAAATTGGAATTCAAACGATGAATTCCAGTGTCGACCTATCTAGACGGAATCCGCAGGAGGATTTTGAGCTTATTCAACGGATAGGAAGCGGCACATACGGAGATGTCTATAAGGTAACTGCAGCAGCATTAGCAGTAGCAATTAATTAATTTCGTTACAATTGTAAGAAAAAAAGATAGCGCGTTATACACTAGGTACACAACATGACGTAATAACAAGGGAGAAAGCAGGTGCTCTGCGCAGATCGCCAATTCTTCGCTGAAGTGGTGTGGAATTGTTGCTCGTTTGGACCTCTGTGCTAGATGACAGCTGGCCAGAATTCCATATCGCCAATGCATGCACTCATCTAACAGATAATCGCCCTGTTGTTCTGTCCTGATGAACAACATTACGCTGCTGTAAATCACTCTTGACCATTCTGTAGCTTCGTTGTAACAGCGTagcttgtctgtaactgtggTGATAGAATATCTGCGGAGAATAGTGTGGTTGCATACAGTAGACAAGGCCCCGCTCTAGGCGTATGCAAGGAAAGCAAGAGAAAGATCTAATTATCAAACTATTTAGGTCCACTATTATATCACTAGATCATATTTCAGAACCACAGTGATATATTTTGGCTGTTTTGAGAACTTAGAGAAATAATGAAGAGACTGAATTGCTACTCTGAAATGCGTACAGCCTAACCAACATGACAGCCACTCACTCCTGTTTTTACGTCACCAACAATGTTGTGGAATTTAATTTGCCATCTATGTGTGGGAGGCGTTTGACAACCAGCGAAAATTCATTAAAACGTTGTTAATGAGATGGTAATGTCGGGGAGACGATATTCAAACTATATCCAAGCACATTGTTGGTATAAAACAATAGCGTAGGCACGAACAGTTTGGATTTCATGATAATGCGAGATTGCCTATTTATCCCTTTTATCTCGCCACAGAGATCAAATGAGTGAGTGTAAGGAGTAAGAGTAGTCTTTGAAGGCACTGTGACTTGGCCTTGATGATTTGTTTACCAATGACATAATCTGGGAGAAAAAGACAAGGTGAAGATAgacctgtgtggtgtgtgtgtagtctaccAAATATTTGGACCACAAAGTTATGCTTATCTCCAAGTCTGGGGTTGTTTTCTCACTTGTCCAGGGTAAGtgcctgtgaatgtgtgtggcaCAGCTGGCCAGACACGGCCCTGGAATGCTGCAGTCTTGACTtcctgtgtgtaaatgtgtgtgtgtgtttgagtttgggAACGTTTGTGTATtaatgtgggagtgtgtgtgtttgtgtgagtttggGAACATTTGtgtagcctatgtgtgtgtgttttggagctaGTGAatgttagttgtgtgtgtgtgtgtgtgtgtgtgtgtgtgtgtgtgtgtgtgtgtgtgtgtgtgtgtgtgagagatccaTTGTTTTAGATTGATGGTGTGAAGGAAGACGTAGGGTAGAAACCCCCAGATAGGCCCTCAGCTGGACTTGTCCACAATCACACAGAGCAGAACTGTTGGTAGTGGTCATCCTGTTTGGAAGGAATTGTTCAGTTTTCCTCTACTTGCTCATTACAAGAACTAGACCTTAATTCAGCTCAGGGTGTGAGTTTGCTGATTGAACCAGAAGTAGTACAGTTGTCCTCATGCATAATCTGCAGGGTTGCTTTAAAGATACTGGCTGTTGTATTATAGTGCAGGTCCAGTGTCTGTTGTAGGAGGTCAGAAGTtaaatattttaaatgtttgtggttTAGATTGGGATAGTATGTGGTTGGATGTGTATCCCAGGGTTTCTGCTGGTGTCGTACAttctctctgcgtgtgtgtgccatatttacatttacattacatttagtcatttagcggacgctcttatccagagcgacttacagtaagtacagggacattccccgaggcaagtatggtgaagtgccttgcccaaggacacaacgtcagttggcatgaccgggaatcgaactggcaaccttcggattactagcccgactccctcaccgcttagccacctgactccctatatcaaTCACTCCCATATATCAGTATAACAGACACTTTCCTTCCTCTTCATGTGGTATGCCTGTACACACATCATGATCCAACAGTTTGACATAGCAGGAGTGTGTgaagtgtgggatgtgtgtcaCAACCATGTGCCAATCctgagcagagaggaagacGGCCTTGGTGAACTCATTCATCACAGCTTGAAGTTAAGCAGTCTACCCGCTTCTTATCCTCCCCGATGAGTTTCtgtctttcctgtctgtctttctgtctgtgtcttatCACTTAGGTCAGTCAAGGGGCTGGGTATGTTTCAGACCAAAGAATCATCTGTGTTTCTTCACAGAGGCTTTGTTTTCTCTGTCATTCAGGATTTAGGTACTACTACTACTTCTACAAcatgatatatacacacacacgcacgcacgcacgcatgctGCTGCTCACACTGACAGTCAGCATCAGCATGTTTCTGTCACACTTGTCAGGTGGCATTTGTtctggggaatgtgtgtgtttgtgtgtgtgaaaggaacATGTGCGGTAAAACAGGTGGGTGAACTTTACAGCCCCATATCACCTGTTATTCTCTCAATTCCGCGAGATTCAGCTCAGCCCTTGGCGTTTTTGAGTGATGGTGTGAGTGCAGTGTGAGTGCAGTCACGTCGCCCGTATACGCCCTCATGCATCTGCTGCCATTCTTCAGTTTCAGATCTGTGTTTATGGTTTAATTTCTGTCCTTTCAACGCTGTCTGGCTCAAGGGAGTGTAAGGTGAAAGTTCACTGACACTGTTTTCCCCCTCAGATAAGCCAGGATTTTAACACTGGCAGCCAAGTCTGGAACCTCAGTGGGGAGGGAGCCAAGACTGTAACCTGGGTCTTGAACCGTGTACCCTGAGGTTATTGGCAATCCTGTGGGTCTAATTACCGCAGGCTATGGTGTCCCACACTCATCTAAGATCCAATGACCTAAGCCTTTGATTACTGACTCCATCCTGTGGTTAAAATGCTGAGAGCTCACAGTATCAAACATATGGACAGAATTCTGTTTGTTTTGCGTGTAcactgtgtgtcagtgagagaaaaagaggaggacATGAAAAAGGAGGGTgaagtaaggagagagagagagagagagagagaaagaggaggaggaggaggaagtggaatgCCTCACCATTACGACAGTGCAGGCCATGTGTTGGAGGCACAACGTGTCAGTTCCAAgcctcctccacacagcaccatgTTAATTGCCCTCTATATCACTGTTCCCGGCTGGAAATAAAACACTGCGAAGGaataagaaaaagagaggtaAACAAGAGGGAAATGCACttcgagagagaggagagagtgcaaATTTATATGTAAGACTTAGACCTATAGGCTATATGGTGGTCTAACAGCACTACGGATTAGATTAATCTATCATTTACTGGCAGATCTCCCATAGctttatactgtacacacacaactgtaccAGGTATGTGTCCCCTGGTAGGCCAGCtgccaccagtgtgtgtgtctggtgtttgTGTTAGGGTGGGGATACTCCACTGTTTCCCATACAGACACAGATACCGCTTAATAAACACACTTAATGTAAAAGAtaccttacacacacaatcatttgaCACACTCCTAATTGTCCCCTCTGTCCAGAACCAATCAACCCCCTTATTCCAGACCAAAGACTAAATCCCACTGCAGAGCTGGCATGTGAGTTGGCATAGAGCTGCACCCAATTTGGCATACATGCTCATGACTGTGAGGCCTATATTCTGCTTAGGGTTAGGCTTAGTTAACATGCTAGCTGGGCTACTACGACTAGCTTGGTTGGTCCACCTCCATATCCCTTTGTCGAAGTTCTTAGCTGTGGCTGGTTTCTCCATGCCTGGAGCCTGGATTCAAGGCctgcctttccctcctctccacagttgCCAAAGGCTCTTTCCATGAGATCCCATTTTTCCACAGCTGCTCTCTCGGCGTCCCAGCATTTCCACATGTAGGGGGCCCTTTTTCCATCTGTTTCCCGCATGCCTTGTTGGCCTCATGAATATTTCAGCTCCTCTAGCTCTCCTAGCTGGGCCCAGATCATCTGTTGAAATGCCCAGGTTgccagttagccagccagccactcagtcaaccagccagcaagCACCACTGGACTTTTTTCCCACCGGCAAACACGTATATATTTAGACCAACCCTGCTGCTCTCACTGCTGGGTGGCTGTCTGACTGGATGGCTAGCATCGCTATTCAACGGCACTCTTGTATCTGCAGCACACCAAACCTGTCAGAACACTTGTAAAGAAACAGGTTTTATCTGCCCTGTAGGACAGCATCATCCGTCAGCATAGCATAGCATGTTGTTTATTAGCACACTGTTACTTCCTGGATTTGCATTGTCTGGCGTCTGTGTGACATTGGAGAGACCTCTGTGGTTGGTGCCCCTGTGCCCTGACCTGTCAGTCTGATGGGGACATCTGTCCTTGGTGTGTGGCCCACTCTCTGACACATGCCACGGGGTCACCTGACACTTGTCACTTGTTCTCCTCTGTTTCGGGTCACTTTGTTTTCTCTTCACGTCTCCTCACAAGCGTTTCTCTCTTATGCACacattctttatctctctcatctGCACGACTTTGTTGGAGCATAAGGATCATTTTGAGAAGGATGAATGAATGTAATTCATAAATGAATGGATACATGAATGAACAGACTAGTGAATGAAGTGTTGAGGAAATCTTCTGGGCTTTGAAGCACCACAACGACTGACTGGCAGTTGGCCCGAGGGGTTACCAAGGTTACAGCTGAAGATGAGATCAGTCAGCACATTAGATCGATATtgacaggatgtgacatcatTCAGTGCCTTGGAACACCAAGGTTTTCCGTACACAGTTGCCAGCTTCTGGAACTCTCCTTCACAGTCCCATTGTCCTTGTAGTTTGGTGAACATAAATTTGATATGGGAAAGGTTGAATATCTGCCAGCTTATATATGTATCCAATATGAATGCATTGTAATATTTCAACCAGGCCATGCAATGCAAAGAACAAAAATCCTGTTTACACATTGCTGCATTCCCACCAACACTGTAGTGTTTTCCCGAAAGTGCTGGTGTTGATCTGTGCTGTGTTATACAGTACAGCCACAGGCCTGGGATGTGTCAGTACAACGCTGTTGTTTTTCATGTGTAAACAAAGACCAGGAATTAGAGTCCACTGCCCACCTCATGGCCTGACATCACGTAACTTCTGGTTAACATTGTGTACTCACTgcgttttctgtttctctctctctcgctctctctccacttcagGCTCGTAATGTCAACACAGGGGAGCTTGCAGCCATTAAAGTCATTAAGTTGGAACCTGGTAAGTTCTCAACACCTTTCCACCACAGTTCATCCactcttctcttttccttttccttcctccctcctgatctctatcttttccctctcttcttccaatCATTCACTTTTCCAAATGGCCTCTCCTACCCTCTTAGCAGAGACACCTAATCTAATTGATCTTCATCTAATCTCTTACCAGCACCAGTAGCTGAATGCCATTATCTCTGGGACAAGTCTATCTTTGAAAGAGGTAGCTTAGCTCTCCTGGTTAGCCTCTCAGAGTTCATCTGCCAGATATTTCAATGTGTTTCAATTGTTTAGTGTTTTTTTCCAAAGCCCAGATATGGAGGGAGTTTTTTTCAAATTCTCTGCAGCATTCCGAGTCAGTAGCACAGCAGAGGAGCAGCCAAGAGAATGATCAGACAACCTGTGcagactcactctctctctctggcacagTTTGTACCTTCCTCCTCCCGGTCTAGGCTCTGCAGCGAGCACGCACTTTCAAAcactgtgtgtttcagtgtgtgtgtgtgtcaaaatcTTTTTGTATCTTGATGGCTCTTGTGAGGGAACCAAGCTTATACGTCCAATTAGTCTCAAAAGTATGAGCCAACCTATTATTTTCAAACCTGCTGGGAGATTGAGATAATGTCATGCATTGTAGGTTAAGATCTCTTCAttattttgtctctttctctctctctgtctctttctcacatacactctctttttcacttgctttgactatctctctttcacacacacacacatgcccacacacaggtTTGATACCATCCAATCTACACGTTGGCTAGCTTCAAACAACATTTGTAAATATCCCCTTTGATGGACAGTGTCCTAGTAGATCTCCCTGATGATCACAGTCTCTGGTCTGATTGGTCGAGTCTGAGAGACTTGACTGCATGCTAAATATTTTCCTATCAAAATgaaatctctttttctctatgcTACTCCCAGTgattctgtcctctcctgttgGTAAGCAGAAATAATGATGACAATGATTTATCAAGCTTCCGGCACCTTTTGGCACATGTCATTTGATTCTGAGTGCACTGAGAGACCTGATCGAGCCCAGCCACCTTGTTTACTGTGTACCACCGTGTTTGCCCCTTCTCATCCCGGAACTCCAGTCACATGCTATGGACGAGTCCCACCTTGCGATCGGCCCTCTCGCCCTCcccaccatctcccctctcAGTTAAACTACTTTCAATTTCACCTCAGTCTCATGTCGATAGCAAGGAGCTATTAATAGCGTCACTTATCTTGAGATCTCAAGATGGGACTGATCCATTGGAGTTGTCCCCA harbors:
- the LOC136943504 gene encoding transmembrane protein 178A-like, which gives rise to MMEKQTVVTVISLSMSVASLSLLITAILTDHWYETDTTQHRQNCDQYGLDSNGQKNRLMPIYHLPLLESGNPRGNQALLRAIHVGSREEELLENWRSILGMGILETECGRPLFSTYSGLWRKCYHVGQDRDIDNLIAKGIAQRCTTIKYHFSQPVRLRSIPQNLTRIIQQDEWHLLHLRRITAGFLGMAAGVILCGCIVASVSFIWERSLTQHVSGLLFLMAGIFCTISLCTYAAGVSYELSRVPPFIYGLPGDVEHGYSWSSYCAWLSLGLAVAAGCLATTYPILTRSEGQRGKADPDTPA